The following is a genomic window from Opitutus sp. GAS368.
CGTGGAGTGCGGCGGCGTGCGGTCGGCCAGCTGGATGATGGCGGCGTTGAGCTTGGCGGTCGGGATCTTCGTATCGAGGCGCTTGTTGAGGGCGCGGGCCGACTTCAGCATCCGGGTGATCTCGTGGCCGGTGAGGGCCGAGACGAACATCACCGGCGCGCCGGGCGTGAAGAACAGTTTCTGGAACAGCGTCTTCTCGTAGTCCTCGCGGTATTCGCGCTCGGTGGCGAACTTCTCGACGAGGCGCTTCTGGAACTGCTCGTGCACGAGGTCCCACTTGTTGACGACGATGACGATCGGCTTGGCGGCCTTGATGATCTCGCCGGCGATGGCCTGGTCCTGCTGCGTGATGCCGTCCACGGCGTCGACCACCATGAAAACGACGTGGGCGTGGTGGATGGCCTCGAGCGAGCGCAGGCGGGAGAAATACTCGACGGACGACGCAAGCTTGGTCGCCGGGCGGATGCCCGCGGTGTCGATCAGGCGGAACGGCCATGATTTTCCCTCGCGGCTCTTGTATTCGAAATCGAGCTCCACCGCGTCGCGCGTCGTGCCGGGCTGGTCGCTGACGATGAGCCGGTCGCTGTTGAGCAGGCGGTTGCTGAGGGAGGACTTGCCGACGTTGGGCCGGCCGACAAACACGATGCTGAGCCGCTCCTTGTCGAGTTCGGTCTCCTCCGCCACCGGCCCGAGCTTGGCCAAGATGGCCACGCGCAGCTCGGCCTCGCCGACGCCGTGCTCGGCGGAAATGTAGAACGGCTCGCCGAAGCCCAACCGGTGAAACTCGGAGATGTCCTTGATCTTCTCCTGGCCGCTGTCGGCCTTGTTGGCGACCAGCAGGACCTGCTTCCGGCTCTTGCGGAGCAGCTGCGCGATGCGCTCGTCCAGGGCGGTGACGCCCTCACGGGCGTCGATCGTGAAGAGAATGACGGTCGCGGCCGCGATGGCGAAATGCACCTGCTCCTCGGAGGCCTTCGTGATGCGGGCCGGGGTGTCGCTGCCGGTCAGGCCCAGGCCGCCGGTGTCGAGCAAGGTGTAACCGCCCTCCTTCACCTCCGCCGTCACGACGTCCCGGGTGACCCCCGGCATGTCGTGGACGATGGAGATGCGCTTCTTGGCCAGCCGGTTGAACAGGCGGCTTTTGCCCACGTTGGGGCGGCCTACGATGGCGACGGTGCGGGACATAGCGCTAAGGTCTAAGGGAGAAGCCCGACTGGCCAGCAAGAAGATTCCTAACGGCATAGGTGGAACCCGGCCTCCGGACGGGTTTTCCGGGACGATCGCGGCCCAACCCGCCCGGAGGTCGGGTTCCACCTTAAGGCGCCCTCAAGATTAGTGTTTATTCGGGCCCATTAGTGGTTTCAGTTCCGGGTTCCATGTTCGAAAGCCTGACCGATAAACTGACCGGCGCCCTGCGCAACCTGCGCGGAGTCGGCTCCTTGTCCGAGGCCAACATGGCGGACGCCCTCAAGGAAGTGCGCGCCGCCCTGCTGGCCGCCGACGTGCATTTCAAGGTCGCCCGCGAGTTCATCGACCGGGTGCAGGCCGAGTGCACCGGCCAGCAGGTCCTCAAGTCCGTCACGCCCGGCCAGCAGGTCGTCAAGATCATCCACGACGAGCTGGTGAAGCTCCTCGGCGAGGGCGCAACCGAGCTCGCCGCGAAGCGTCCGCTCAAGGTTCTCCTGGTCGGCCTCCACGGTTCCGGCAAGACGACCTCGACCGCCAAGCTCGGCAAGTTGCTCAAGAAAAAGGGCGCCCGGCCGTTTGTCGTCGCGTGCGACGTCTATCGCCCGGCCGCCATCGACCAGCTCGAGATCCTCGCGAAGCAGGAGGAGCTCGGCTTCTACGCTGACCGCAATTCCAAGGACGTGCCCGCCATCGGCGCCGCCGGGCTCGAGACCGCGCTCGCGGCGAACGCCGACGTCATCCTCTTCGATACCGCCGGCCGCCTGCAGATCGACACCACCCTGATCGAGGAGGTCAAAAAGCTCCACGCGAAGATCCAGCCCGACGAAGTGCTGCTCGTGGCCGACGGCGCGCTCGGCCAGGAGGCCGTCAATGTCGCCAAGGCCTTCCACGACGCCCTCGGCCTGACCGGCCTCATCCTCACCAAGCTCGATGGCGACGCCCGCGGCGGCGCGGCGCTGTCCATCAAGGCGGTCACCGGCGTGCCCATCAAGTTCATCGGCACCGGCGAGAAGACGGCCGACTTCGAGCCGTTTTATCCGGAGCGCCTCGCCTCCCGCATCCTCGGCATGGGCGACGTCGTGTCGCTCGTCGAGAAGGCGCAGGAGCACATTGATGAAAAGGAGGCCGAGCGCATGGCGGAGAAGATGCGCAAGGCGGACTTCAACCTGGAGGACTTCCTCGCGCAGATGCAGCAGGTGAAGAAGATGGGTTCGATGCAGTCGCTCATGGGCATGATGCCCGGCATGAGCGGCGTGCAGCTCCCCGACGACGCCGAGCGACAGATGAAGCGCACCGAGGCGATCATCCAGTCGATGACGATCCAGGAGCGCCGCAAGCCCGGCCTGCTCAACGGCAGCCGGCGCATGCGCATCGCGGCGGGCGCCGGCGTGAAGGTGCTCGAGGTCAACCAGCTCATCAAGCAGTTCGAGCAGATGCAGAAGCTCATGAAGATGATGAAGGGCGGGAACCAGAAGAAGCTCATGCGCCAGATGGAACAGATGAAGGGCGGCCGCGGCGGGATGCCGTTTTAAGCGATAAGGGGTAAGCTTTAAGCCGTAAGCCCAAGACATCTAAACATGGAGGCGGGACTATCCGTCCCGCGAAGCCAGAGAATGAAACGCTTCCTTCACCTGCTGATCGCCCTCGCCGCCTTCGTTGGCGGGTTGTGGTTTTTCTATGCGGGTTACGAACACAGTGTTTCCCTGGCGGGGAAAACGGAGACCGGTCTCACCTACCTGAAGACCGGCTTCGACGGAAAGACCCGGGTGCTGACCGAACACCAGGACTATGCCGTTGGGCTGGCCCTGATCATCGGCAGCTCCTGGTGGATGCTGCACGGGCACAAGCCAGCCAGGGGTAAACGCTCGCGCCGGCGTTAGCTCCTTCCTGTCGTTCCGGCTCTTGGAGGGCCCAGCTCCCGCCGGGCCGCGGCTCAGCAGGAGCTGAGCCCTCCGAAAATCATTCCCCCGGCCGTGTGGTCGCGTAGCGATCCCAGTGCTTCAGAATCTCGTGTACCACCGGGGCGCCGATGCGCCAGCACGAGTCGGCGGCGACCGCCGTGCCGGTTGACTCGCCGGAAAGCACGCTCTCGACCACCGAGGCGCCGCGCGGCGGTGTCGAGTAGTTGCTGGCCGTGCGCAACACCAGGTGCCGCAGCGGATCGACGCGGCCGGCCTTGCCCAGCATGTACATCGCGTAGCCGATGCTCTGGTCCTCGCACTGGGTCATGACAAAGTTGCCCTTCCCCTGCGTGTACATCTTCACCCAATTGTTGGCCCACGCGGTGAGCGCCGGCCCGTGCCAGTAGCGCGCGGTACCGAGGGTGTCGCCGAGCAACACGAACGGCGGCTTTTGTGCGACAGGCTGACCGGTGTAAGTCTCACGGAATTTTTCCACTTCCGGCGTGTCCAGCAGCGCAATGTCCTTCGTCAAGGCAAAGGCCCACGCCACCAGCTTGGGGTTCAATTCGAACACCATCGGCTTCTGGCTCCAGTCGTGCTGGCCCGGAGGATCGAGCGGCCCGGTGCTGCCATAGGCAAAAATGCCGTACGGCCAGTCGGCCGGCGCATCGTGCCCGTCGATCTCATGCACGTTGTCGCCATCGACGATCCGCTGCACCCACGCCGCGCTGCCGACGCTCGCCTTGTCGGCATCCACCCCGGCAATACCGGCCGTCAACCAGTAGGTCTGCTTCAGGTCGAAGCGTGCATCGAGGCCCAGCGCCATCAGGGCGAGCCCGCTGCGATTGCAGGTGCCTGTGACCATGGCGTAGACGCCCGAGTCGTTGTAGAGAATCGGATGCGCCACGCCGGGGATCTCGATCGACTTGGTGAGATGCTCCCGCTCGACCCAATACTGCAGCTCGCCGGGCGCGTCGCCGGTGTCGGCTCCCGCCTCAAACGTGGTCAGGATCATGACCTTTGGCTTGATGAGTTCCGCCCGGCCGGTCGCGGCCAATGCGCAGAAGGCAGAGAGGGAAAGGATCAGCAGGCGGGGCGGTTTCATAAGAAAGACTAAGCTAATTCTGCGCCAACCATGTCCGTCACTTTGCCCGTCCGCGATGGCCTGGCGACGGCGGAAGCGCGGCGAAAGATCCACGGTGTCGACGCGAGCCATGATGACCGCTTGGATCCTTCGCCCGGCTCAGGATGACGATGACGGGTGTTTGCATTGAATCCCTGTCCTCAGCGATAGGACGGGTTGTCGTGCTTGGTCGCGTTGTGCAGCGCGAGCACGAGGGCCTGGAGTTTGGTCGGGCTCTTGATGCCCGGGGCCTGTTCCACCCCGCTGTTCACGTCGACGAACTTCGCGCCGGTCGCGGTCACGGCCGCGGCGATGTTCTCCGGGGTCAGTCCGCCGGACAGAATCCAGGTCTTCCCGGGATGTGCTTCGCGGTGGCGCTTGAACTTGGGCCAGTCGCCGGTCTCGCCCGTGCCGCCGAATTTGTCGGCGTGGAAGGTGTCGAGGAGAAAGGTATCGGCGAACGGCAGCCACTCGGGCTTCACGTCCTGACCGGGCGGCAGTTTCGGCGCCAGCCACAGGCGGCTGCGCCCGGCCAGCTGGCTCCAAGCCGCGAGCGTGGCGACCGGTGTTTCCGTGGCGAAGTGGATCTGGAAATAGTCGAAACCGAGCCGGTCCAGCGCGGCCAGCTCGGCGGCCGACGGCCCGACGCACACCGCGACCTTCTTCCGCAGCGGCAGGCGTTCCTTCATCGCGGCATATTGGGCCGCGGCGAGGGTGCGGGGTGACTTGGCATGGAAGATGAAGCCCAGGCCGTCCGCCCCGACGGCGTCAGCGGCATCGGCGTCCACCAAGGAGGTGATGCCGCAGACCTTGAGCCTGATGCCGTTGATCATGCGAAAGGGTCTAGTCACAGAGAACACTGAGGAATACCCGAGGGCACAGAGCCAAACCGTTCTCTGTGGCCTCTGTGCAATCTCTGTGAACTCTGTGGCTAAAATGCATTGACCGCCTTGATGACATGCTCGACCTGCGCGTCGGTCAGCTCGGGGAAGATGGGCAGGCTCACGCAGGTCGCACTCGTCTTCTCGGCGACCGGCAGGCTGCCGGCGGCGTAACCCAGCGAAGCATAGCAGGGCTGCCGGTGCATCGGGCCGGGATAAATGATCTCCGTGCCGACGCCGGCCTGGTCGAGGTGCACGCGCAGGTCGTCACGCTTGGGGTGCAGCAGCGTAAACTGGTGCCACACGGACTCGCCGTAGGCCGGCACGACCGGCAGCTGGACATCACTGCGCTTGATGCCGGCGCGATACTGGGCGGCGATGGCGCGGCGGCGGGCGGTCCAGCCGGCGAGTTTCTTGAGTTTGATGTTGAGCGCCGCGCCCTGGAATCCGTCCATGCGGAAGTTGAACCCGACCTCGGTGTGGGTGTAGCGCTTGGGCGAGCCATGCACCCGCAGCAGTTGCGCATGGTCCATCACCGCCGGGTGTCTCGACACGAACGCCCCGCCCTCGCCGCACGCACCGAGGTTCTTGGTCGGGTAAAAGCTGAACGTGCCGCAGTCACCGATGCCGCCGATCGGCGCACCCTTGTAGGTGGCACCGACGGCCTGCGCACAATCCTCGACCACGAACAGCTTGTGCTGCTTCGCAAGGACCATGATCTCGTCCATCCGCGCCGGCTGGCCGAAGATGTGCACGACCACGATGCCCTTGGTCTTGGGTGTGATCGCCTTGGCCATGGCCTCGGGGCTGATGCACCACGTGTCCGCGTCGATATCGACGAACACCGGCTTGGCGCCGACGTAGCTGATGCCCCAGCAGCTGGAGGCGAAGGTGAACGACGTGGTGATGATCTCGTCGCCCGGGCCGAAGCCGCCGCAGATCGAGGCGAGGTGCAGCGGTGAGGTGCCGCTGTTCAGGCCGAGGGTGCGTGGATAGCCGAGCGTGGCGCTGAAGGCCTTCTCGAAATCCTCGACGTCCTTGCCGAGACAGAAGCGGGTGTTGTCGTAGGTGTCCGCCAGCGCCGCCAGCACCTCGGTGCGGATGGCCTGGTGCTGGAGCTTGAGATCGAGGAAAGGGACTTTCATGGGGGATTCGATTCTCCGCGGATTACGCGGATGAACGCGGATTAGACAAGACAACACCCGCAATTGTCATCCTGAGCGTAGCGAAGAATCCAGTGACATGGCCGCCAGTGTGAACCGTGTTAGATCCTTCGCTTTGCTGGAATGACCGATGACGGGGAATCCATCCGTGTTCATCCGCGTAATCCGCGGTTAAAGTTTTTTTAGCAACGCCGCGACCAGGGATTCCAGCGTCGCGTCAGCGGCTTCGAAGTCCACCGGCAGGCCGAGCTGCTTCATGGTGGCGGTCGTGCTCGGGCCGATGCTGCCCGCGAGAGGGCGCCGGGCCCTGGCGGCGAGCTTGAGCGCGGCGGCCTGGTCGAAGAAGGACTGCGCGGCCGACGGGCTGGCGAAGAGGATCGCGTCGGCGCCCTTGGCGCGGAAATCGCCGGCGACCGGGTCGGCGGCGAGGTCGGTTTCCTCCGTCTTGTAGACCGGCAGGATGTCCACGATCGCGCGGACTTCCTCGAGCTTCTGGACGAGGATATCGCGATTCTTGTTGCCGGTGACGACGAGGACCTTGGCGCTGTCCATGCCCTCGCGTTCGATGAGGGCCTTGGCGAGTTCCTCGGCGTTGGCTTTCTTCGGCTGCAGCTCGACGCGCAGGTGCTGCTCGCGGATGGCGGCGGCTGTGGCCTCGCCGACCACGGCGATGCGCATCAGCCCGAAGGCGCGGATGTCGTCGTAGACGCGGTGGAATTCCTCGAAGAAGTGTTTCACGCCGTTGACGCTGGTGAAGATGATCCACTCGTAGCCTCCGATCTCCTGGAAGACCTCGTTGAGCGTGTGCAGGTTGACGTCCTTGCGGACCGCGATGAGCGGCAGTTCGACGACCTCGGCGCCGAGCGCCTCCAGGCGCGTGCGCCAGTCGGCGGACGAGGCGGCGGGACGGGTGAGCGCGATGCGGCGGCCGGCGAGGGATGGTTTAGACATGGAATCCGAGTTCCTGGAGTATCCGGGCCGCGCTGCGGCGGGGTTCGGTGAAATCCGCTGCCGTGAGTCGCAGCGTGTGACTCCCGGTCTTTTCGTGGAAGAAATGCAGGTTGTCGCCGGTGACATGCGCGGCGAAGGCGATCTGGCAACCGGCGCCCAACTGCGCCTGGAACGCGCGTTCCAGCGTGACGCAGCGCGCCGTGGCGGCATCCAGCGCCGGGGCGAACCGCGCCTCATCGCCACTCCGGCATTGCAAGGCGATGGCCCCCTGCCCCACAGCCGGCACGCTCTCCGCGAAACTGAGCGGACGGAACACCAGCCCGGGCCAGCCCTTGATGCCGAGGCGGTTGAGGCCGGCGGCGGCCAGCACGGTCGCGTCGGCCTGGCCGGCGGCAATCTTCTTCAGGCGCGTGTCCACGTTGCCGCGGATCTCGGTGAAGACCGCGGCCGGGAAAAGCGCCTTCACCTGCAGCTGCCGGCGCGGGCTGCTGGTCGCAATGGTGGCGGGCGAAGTGACGCCTTCGTGCAGCACCAGCACGTCGCGGGTGTCCTCGCGCGGCAGGAAGCCGGCGACCACCAGTCCGGGCGAATTCTCGCCGGGCAGGTCCTTGCAGCTGTGCACGGCCGCGTCGGCTTCGTGGCGCAGCAGCGCCTGCTCGAGCTCGGCGGTGAACAGCCCCTTGCCGCCCTGTTTGCTGAGCGACCACTCGGCCTGCTTGTCGCCGGTCGTGACGACCTTCAGCAGTTCGCACTGGGCGCCCGGAATTTTCGCCGTCAGCCGCGCCGCCACCTGCTCGGCCTGGACGAGGGCAAGCGGGCTTTTGCGCGTGGCGAGGATGATTTTCAAAGGGATGGATGGAGAATGGCTTGCCGAGTCGAAACAGCAGCGAACAAGTCCGCCTGCACTTGGCAAGCCAAGCTTCGGCGCGACAGTCTTCACTTTCGCTGCGCTGCGAATGAAGACTGGACGCTGAGGGACTCGAACCCCCGACACCCTCGGTGTAAGCGAGGTGCTCTAACCAACTGAGCTAAGCGTCCGAAGGGGGCCAAGAAACGTCAATCGCCCCGGCCTCGCAAGGGAGAATTGGTAGGGCGCGGACTCCGTTCCGCGCCAAGGCGGTGAGCGGAGTCACCGCCCCACCTTCAGGCCCGCAACGGCAGGCCCAGTGCGATCATCTTCTCGGCGGTCTGGAGCGCATTGAGGGCGGCGCCCTTCCACAGGTTGTCGCCGCTGACCCAGAGGGCCAGGCCGTTGTCGAGCGCCGTATCGAGGCGGATGCGGCCGACACCGCACTTCTCCTTCCGACTGTAGGCGAGCGGTGTGGGATACGCGTTCCTGGCCGGCTCGTCGATGAGCTCGGCGCCCGGGAAGGCCGCGATGGCTTGGCGGGCGGCCTCGACCGAAACCGGCTTGGTGAACTCGGCGTGGATGGCGACCGAGTGGGCGCGCACCACCGGCACGCGAATGCAGGTGGCCGAGACCTTCAGGTCGGGCATTCCGAGGATCTTGCGGGTCTCGGCGCGCATCTTGGTCTCCTCGCCGGTGTAGCCGTCGCTGCCGAACGAGTCGATGTGCGGGATCAGATTCTGGAAGATCTGGTGCGGATAGACCTCGTGCCGCAGCGGCTGCTTCGCGGCGTAGGCCTGCACCTGCTGTTCCAGTTCCACAATCGCGTCGGCGCCGGTGCCGGACACGGACTGGTAGGTCGAGAAGACGACGCGCTTCAGGCCGAACGCCTGGTGCAGCGGGTAGAGCGCCATGAGCGCGACCGCGGTCGAGCAGTTCGGGCTGGCGATGATGCCCTTGTGGCTGCGCAGGGCCTGCGGGTTGATCTCGGGCACGACCAGCGGGACGTTGGGGTCCATGCGGAAGGCCGAGCTCTTGTCGATGACAAGGCAGCCGCGCTTCACGGCCTCGGGCGCGAGCGCCTTGGTGACGTCACCGCCCGCCGCGAAGAACGCCACGTTCAGGCCGGCGAACGCCTCGGGGGTCGCCTCCTGCACCGCGATTTTCTTCCCGCCAAACTCGATGCTCTTGCCCACGGAACGCGCCGAGGCCAGCGGCCGCAGCTCCGTCAGCGGAAAGGCGTGCGCCGCCAGCAAGGCAATCAGCTCTTGACCGACTGCTCCCGTGGCCCCGACGATGCCGACCCGATAGGAATTATTGCTCACCGTGAATGAAATATTGGAACGGGTGAAACAAAGGTGCGCGGCGCAGGGAATCAAGCCCACACCGCGTGTCATAGCCGTTTCCATCGCACAGCAGCTCCTGATGTTTTTCCAAGACTGTGCTTTGCAGAAGAGCCACGTCATCTCCACTTCCCTGCGTCCGCCCTCGAATGTGAAGGATTCCCTCGGCACGCCGCGCGGGCTGCACACTATCGCAGAGAAGCATGGCGCCGGCGCGCCACCCGGCATCGTGTTCAAGGGGCGGGTCAGCACGGGCAAGCATTTCTCCGAACTCGACGCCACCCAGCAGGCCAAGAACCTCATCACCACGCGCATTCTCTGGCTCCGCGGCCTGGAGCCGGGCGACAATGTCGGCCAGAACGCCGCGGGCGAGTCGGTCGACACCTACGAGCGCTACGTCTATATCCACGGCACCAACCACGAGGAGCGCCTCGGCCGGCCCTTCAGCGCGGGCTGCATCGAGATGAACAACCTCGAGATCATCGGACTCTTCGACCAGGTGCGGGTGGGCGATCTGGTGTGGATTGAGGATTGAGATGGCTCGTGTAGGGGTGTCGCTTGACGACGCCCGCGAACTACTCGCCGTGCGCCAGTCCGGCAAAACGCTCATCGGGCCACTCGATCCATTCTCGCGGCGGTGCTCCGCTGGCATCCAGAGCGGCGGTAAACTTGAACATCCGCGGCACGGGTGCCCATCAACCAGCCCAGACCGAGTCTGCTGGCAGCAACCAGGCAAGATATGGATTCAAAAAGACATACAACGCATAATCATCCACTTCCTCCTTCTCGCGCAATCGATGTTCCCAGAAATCCCGCTGAAAGGACTCGGCGTATCCCACCACCTTCCGCATGGCTGTTTTCCAGCGCGCGACCGTCTGCCCCACGGTCAGGGTATCGCTCAGTTCAAACAGGGTGTGGACGTGATCCGGCATGACCGTTGCCGTCAACACCAGCCCGCGGCCTTCTTCCTGCCAGAGCCTCAATATGGCCAACACGGCCGCACCCACAGTCGGAACCGCCAGCCACGGCTTTCGTCCCTCGGTGACGACCGTGACGAAATAGCGCGCGCCGGCCGCCGTGATCCTGCCTCGGCGCAGATTGTCCGTTTTGCGAACGGGAAACGGTCGCGCTTCCATCGCGGGAGTATCAGCGGTCGTCGCGGGCGCCGTCAAGCGGCGCCCCTACACAAACCGCCCTACCCATTCTTTCCGAACAGCAATCGCAGGGAATTGAGGCACACCACCAGCGTGCTGCCCTCGTGGGCGGCGACGCCAATGGCCAGCGGCACGGCGCCGAACGCCGTCGCGACCACCATGATGATCACCACGCCGAGCGAAATCGTCAGGTTCTGCCGGATGATGGCCTTGGCCCGGCGGCTGAGCCGGTGCGCGGCCAGGAAATTCTCGATGCGATCGTGCATCAAAATGACCTCCGCCTGTTCGAGCGCCGCATCGCTGCCGCGCGCGCCCATGGCCACGCTGACGTCGGCCGCGGCCAGGCTCGGCGCGTCGTTCACGCCGTCGCCGACCATGGCGACCTTGCGGCCGGGGGCAGACGACCGCAGCTCCTGGATCGCGGCGACCTTCTGCTCCGGCGTCAGGTGCGCCCGCACCTCGCTGACCCCCAGCTCGCGCGCCACGGCCTCGGCGGCCTGCCGGCGGTCGCCAGTCAGCATGACCGTGCGAATGCCGCGCCGGGCGAGCTCGGCCAGCACGGTTTTCGATTCGGAGCGGATCTGGTCGCGCAGCAACACCCGGCCGAGGAAATCCTTTCCGACGACCCATACCTCGGACAGATCGGCGGAGGCGGGGGGCAGCTTCGTGGCCCAGCCCGCGAGCGGGCCGGCCTCAAGCA
Proteins encoded in this region:
- a CDS encoding purine nucleoside permease, translated to MKPPRLLILSLSAFCALAATGRAELIKPKVMILTTFEAGADTGDAPGELQYWVEREHLTKSIEIPGVAHPILYNDSGVYAMVTGTCNRSGLALMALGLDARFDLKQTYWLTAGIAGVDADKASVGSAAWVQRIVDGDNVHEIDGHDAPADWPYGIFAYGSTGPLDPPGQHDWSQKPMVFELNPKLVAWAFALTKDIALLDTPEVEKFRETYTGQPVAQKPPFVLLGDTLGTARYWHGPALTAWANNWVKMYTQGKGNFVMTQCEDQSIGYAMYMLGKAGRVDPLRHLVLRTASNYSTPPRGASVVESVLSGESTGTAVAADSCWRIGAPVVHEILKHWDRYATTRPGE
- a CDS encoding uroporphyrinogen-III synthase — its product is MSKPSLAGRRIALTRPAASSADWRTRLEALGAEVVELPLIAVRKDVNLHTLNEVFQEIGGYEWIIFTSVNGVKHFFEEFHRVYDDIRAFGLMRIAVVGEATAAAIREQHLRVELQPKKANAEELAKALIEREGMDSAKVLVVTGNKNRDILVQKLEEVRAIVDILPVYKTEETDLAADPVAGDFRAKGADAILFASPSAAQSFFDQAAALKLAARARRPLAGSIGPSTTATMKQLGLPVDFEAADATLESLVAALLKKL
- a CDS encoding transposase, whose product is MEARPFPVRKTDNLRRGRITAAGARYFVTVVTEGRKPWLAVPTVGAAVLAILRLWQEEGRGLVLTATVMPDHVHTLFELSDTLTVGQTVARWKTAMRKVVGYAESFQRDFWEHRLREKEEVDDYALYVFLNPYLAWLLPADSVWAG
- the ffh gene encoding signal recognition particle protein — protein: MFESLTDKLTGALRNLRGVGSLSEANMADALKEVRAALLAADVHFKVAREFIDRVQAECTGQQVLKSVTPGQQVVKIIHDELVKLLGEGATELAAKRPLKVLLVGLHGSGKTTSTAKLGKLLKKKGARPFVVACDVYRPAAIDQLEILAKQEELGFYADRNSKDVPAIGAAGLETALAANADVILFDTAGRLQIDTTLIEEVKKLHAKIQPDEVLLVADGALGQEAVNVAKAFHDALGLTGLILTKLDGDARGGAALSIKAVTGVPIKFIGTGEKTADFEPFYPERLASRILGMGDVVSLVEKAQEHIDEKEAERMAEKMRKADFNLEDFLAQMQQVKKMGSMQSLMGMMPGMSGVQLPDDAERQMKRTEAIIQSMTIQERRKPGLLNGSRRMRIAAGAGVKVLEVNQLIKQFEQMQKLMKMMKGGNQKKLMRQMEQMKGGRGGMPF
- the der gene encoding ribosome biogenesis GTPase Der; the protein is MSRTVAIVGRPNVGKSRLFNRLAKKRISIVHDMPGVTRDVVTAEVKEGGYTLLDTGGLGLTGSDTPARITKASEEQVHFAIAAATVILFTIDAREGVTALDERIAQLLRKSRKQVLLVANKADSGQEKIKDISEFHRLGFGEPFYISAEHGVGEAELRVAILAKLGPVAEETELDKERLSIVFVGRPNVGKSSLSNRLLNSDRLIVSDQPGTTRDAVELDFEYKSREGKSWPFRLIDTAGIRPATKLASSVEYFSRLRSLEAIHHAHVVFMVVDAVDGITQQDQAIAGEIIKAAKPIVIVVNKWDLVHEQFQKRLVEKFATEREYREDYEKTLFQKLFFTPGAPVMFVSALTGHEITRMLKSARALNKRLDTKIPTAKLNAAIIQLADRTPPHSTFGVRFRIYYATQTGTRPFRIKIFCNQERSLTESYRRYLESCLVKEFDLDGCPIHFDLIGKKKQSVADRLAAKGQRQNLAAAEAGEDINSSLLDD
- a CDS encoding L,D-transpeptidase — encoded protein: MKQRCAAQGIKPTPRVIAVSIAQQLLMFFQDCALQKSHVISTSLRPPSNVKDSLGTPRGLHTIAEKHGAGAPPGIVFKGRVSTGKHFSELDATQQAKNLITTRILWLRGLEPGDNVGQNAAGESVDTYERYVYIHGTNHEERLGRPFSAGCIEMNNLEIIGLFDQVRVGDLVWIED
- a CDS encoding DegT/DnrJ/EryC1/StrS family aminotransferase: MKVPFLDLKLQHQAIRTEVLAALADTYDNTRFCLGKDVEDFEKAFSATLGYPRTLGLNSGTSPLHLASICGGFGPGDEIITTSFTFASSCWGISYVGAKPVFVDIDADTWCISPEAMAKAITPKTKGIVVVHIFGQPARMDEIMVLAKQHKLFVVEDCAQAVGATYKGAPIGGIGDCGTFSFYPTKNLGACGEGGAFVSRHPAVMDHAQLLRVHGSPKRYTHTEVGFNFRMDGFQGAALNIKLKKLAGWTARRRAIAAQYRAGIKRSDVQLPVVPAYGESVWHQFTLLHPKRDDLRVHLDQAGVGTEIIYPGPMHRQPCYASLGYAAGSLPVAEKTSATCVSLPIFPELTDAQVEHVIKAVNAF
- the hemC gene encoding hydroxymethylbilane synthase translates to MKIILATRKSPLALVQAEQVAARLTAKIPGAQCELLKVVTTGDKQAEWSLSKQGGKGLFTAELEQALLRHEADAAVHSCKDLPGENSPGLVVAGFLPREDTRDVLVLHEGVTSPATIATSSPRRQLQVKALFPAAVFTEIRGNVDTRLKKIAAGQADATVLAAAGLNRLGIKGWPGLVFRPLSFAESVPAVGQGAIALQCRSGDEARFAPALDAATARCVTLERAFQAQLGAGCQIAFAAHVTGDNLHFFHEKTGSHTLRLTAADFTEPRRSAARILQELGFHV
- a CDS encoding aspartate-semialdehyde dehydrogenase — translated: MSNNSYRVGIVGATGAVGQELIALLAAHAFPLTELRPLASARSVGKSIEFGGKKIAVQEATPEAFAGLNVAFFAAGGDVTKALAPEAVKRGCLVIDKSSAFRMDPNVPLVVPEINPQALRSHKGIIASPNCSTAVALMALYPLHQAFGLKRVVFSTYQSVSGTGADAIVELEQQVQAYAAKQPLRHEVYPHQIFQNLIPHIDSFGSDGYTGEETKMRAETRKILGMPDLKVSATCIRVPVVRAHSVAIHAEFTKPVSVEAARQAIAAFPGAELIDEPARNAYPTPLAYSRKEKCGVGRIRLDTALDNGLALWVSGDNLWKGAALNALQTAEKMIALGLPLRA
- a CDS encoding phosphoribosylanthranilate isomerase gives rise to the protein MINGIRLKVCGITSLVDADAADAVGADGLGFIFHAKSPRTLAAAQYAAMKERLPLRKKVAVCVGPSAAELAALDRLGFDYFQIHFATETPVATLAAWSQLAGRSRLWLAPKLPPGQDVKPEWLPFADTFLLDTFHADKFGGTGETGDWPKFKRHREAHPGKTWILSGGLTPENIAAAVTATGAKFVDVNSGVEQAPGIKSPTKLQALVLALHNATKHDNPSYR